A genomic stretch from Enterobacteriaceae endosymbiont of Donacia dentata includes:
- the cls gene encoding cardiolipin synthase, producing MINFMHFLHKILLYIHIFIIIYIIIRVFIRYKDINIYILWFFTLYIFPTIGIIFYFIFVEIYSKKKFKCKKSKKIWVHYTKLLKNLQKYYKLYYKNKNTISEIKSLFQLCKNQQNILSMSNNSIKLINSSFKSIKLLINDINKAKNSIHIVFYIWIPGGLVDKFSKSIIMAARRGVKCYIMLDFIGSRKFFYSSWYKIMLKVTGIFIVKSLKITIFKFFFYRIDLRQHKKIVLIDDKIAYVGSMNMIDVKFFKKDIKIGNLIDLMIRIKGPIVNTISIIYSYDWKIETGKNILSIKQLKKNLVKYKNIKKNNINKIQVVFSGLKLSTQIIHNSLITAIYLCKKSLIITTPYFIPSNNLLLAICIAAKRGVNVKIIIPKYNDSILIYWANKFFFYKLLKFGVKIYQLKKGFLHTKSIIIDKKISFIGTVNFDIRSLYLNFEINLIIYDIIFNNSLLLTQNKYILKSKKLEYNLWIKRPYWHKLIEKLCFLFKFIL from the coding sequence ATGATTAATTTTATGCATTTCTTACATAAAATATTATTATATATTCATATATTTATAATAATTTATATTATAATTAGAGTTTTTATAAGATATAAAGACATAAATATTTATATATTGTGGTTTTTTACCTTATATATTTTCCCTACTATTGGAATAATTTTTTATTTTATTTTTGTAGAAATTTATTCTAAAAAAAAATTTAAATGTAAAAAATCTAAAAAAATATGGGTTCATTATACTAAATTATTAAAAAATTTACAAAAATATTATAAATTGTATTATAAAAATAAAAATACAATTTCAGAAATTAAATCACTATTTCAATTATGTAAAAACCAACAAAATATTTTAAGTATGTCTAATAATTCAATCAAATTAATAAATTCATCTTTCAAATCAATTAAATTATTAATTAATGATATTAATAAGGCAAAAAATAGTATACATATTGTTTTTTATATATGGATACCAGGAGGATTAGTTGATAAATTTTCAAAATCTATAATAATGGCAGCGAGAAGAGGAGTCAAATGTTATATTATGTTAGATTTTATTGGAAGTAGAAAATTTTTTTATAGTTCTTGGTATAAGATTATGTTAAAAGTAACAGGTATTTTTATTGTTAAATCATTAAAAATTACAATTTTTAAATTTTTTTTTTATCGTATAGATTTAAGACAACATAAAAAAATAGTTTTAATTGATGATAAAATTGCTTATGTTGGTAGTATGAATATGATAGATGTTAAATTTTTTAAAAAAGATATTAAAATAGGAAATTTAATTGATTTAATGATTCGTATAAAAGGACCAATAGTTAATACAATAAGTATTATTTACTCATATGATTGGAAAATTGAAACAGGTAAAAATATTTTATCTATTAAACAACTAAAAAAAAATTTAGTTAAATATAAAAATATAAAAAAAAATAATATTAATAAAATACAAGTAGTTTTTTCTGGATTAAAATTATCAACACAAATTATTCATAATTCTTTAATTACAGCAATATATTTATGTAAAAAAAGTTTAATCATAACAACTCCATATTTTATTCCAAGTAATAATTTATTATTAGCAATTTGTATTGCTGCTAAAAGAGGAGTAAATGTAAAAATTATTATACCAAAATATAATGATTCAATTTTAATTTATTGGGCTAATAAATTTTTTTTTTATAAACTATTAAAATTTGGTGTTAAAATTTATCAACTAAAAAAAGGTTTTTTACACACAAAAAGTATTATTATAGATAAAAAAATTAGTTTTATAGGTACTGTAAATTTTGATATACGAAGTTTATATTTAAATTTTGAAATTAATTTGATTATATATGATATTATTTTTAATAATTC
- the ychF gene encoding redox-regulated ATPase YchF, with amino-acid sequence MGLKCGIIGLPNVGKSTLFNILTNSNVDALNYPFCTIKPNTSIVTVPDDRLFYLAKLAKSKKIIQSIVTFVDIAGLIKGASKGEGLGNQFLYNISEVDAIIHVVRCFNDKNIINLSFDPIEDINIINNEIIQFDINLINKLKNNILNKNFYKWKYLLKICLDYLKKGKLLNFLSLNLKEKKFLQNLKLLTIKPMMIIANLSRNKIENNFFLEKINILIKKYLVCKICLKIPQKEKKLIFLKKNINLKKIIILSFKLLNLHTFYTVGIKETKSWSILKGTTALDAAKKIHSDIQKGFIRAKVIHFKDYALYKNETQIKLAGKIRIEGKKYVILDGDIIHFLFKV; translated from the coding sequence ATGGGATTAAAATGTGGTATTATAGGTCTACCTAATGTAGGTAAGTCTACTTTATTTAATATATTAACTAATTCTAATGTAGATGCTTTAAATTATCCTTTTTGTACAATAAAACCAAATACTAGTATAGTTACTGTACCTGATGATAGATTATTTTATTTAGCTAAATTAGCTAAATCTAAAAAAATTATACAATCTATAGTAACTTTTGTAGATATTGCAGGATTAATAAAAGGAGCTTCTAAAGGAGAAGGATTAGGTAATCAATTTTTATATAATATATCAGAAGTTGATGCTATTATTCATGTAGTTCGTTGTTTTAATGATAAAAATATAATAAACTTATCATTTGATCCTATAGAAGATATTAATATAATAAATAATGAAATTATTCAATTTGATATTAATTTAATAAATAAATTAAAAAACAATATCTTAAATAAAAATTTTTATAAATGGAAATATTTATTAAAAATTTGTTTAGATTATTTAAAAAAAGGAAAATTACTTAATTTTTTAAGTTTAAATTTAAAAGAAAAAAAATTTTTACAAAATTTAAAATTATTAACAATAAAACCTATGATGATTATAGCCAATCTAAGTAGAAATAAAATTGAAAATAATTTTTTTTTAGAAAAAATAAATATTTTAATTAAAAAATATTTAGTTTGTAAAATATGTTTAAAAATTCCTCAAAAAGAAAAAAAATTAATTTTTTTAAAAAAAAATATTAATTTAAAAAAAATAATAATTTTAAGTTTTAAATTATTAAATTTACATACTTTTTATACTGTAGGAATAAAAGAAACAAAATCATGGAGCATTTTAAAAGGAACTACAGCATTAGATGCTGCTAAAAAAATTCATAGTGATATTCAAAAAGGTTTTATAAGAGCTAAAGTAATTCATTTTAAAGATTATGCACTTTATAAAAATGAAACACAAATAAAATTAGCAGGTAAAATTAGAATAGAAGGTAAAAAATATGTTATTTTAGATGGAGATATTATACATTTTCTTTTTAAAGTATAA
- the pth gene encoding aminoacyl-tRNA hydrolase, whose product MNTYIKIIIGLGNNINNKFIGSRHNLGSDYLIKLSKNFDVKFKKIKKFDGYVSEIYIAKYKIILFIPNSFINNSGKPIFNIINFYKIYFKNILVIHDELDFLPGIIKFKYGGSSGGHNGLNNIIKIFNNNSFYRLRIGIGRPHNKSEINNFVLNYPTEIEKNKINFAIKNSINALILLIKTKNYNKAINYLHSKNNKVK is encoded by the coding sequence TTGAATACTTATATTAAAATAATTATAGGATTAGGAAATAATATAAATAATAAATTTATTGGATCTCGCCATAATTTAGGTTCTGATTATCTTATTAAATTATCTAAAAATTTTGATGTAAAATTTAAAAAAATAAAAAAATTTGATGGTTATGTTAGTGAAATTTATATTGCAAAATATAAAATAATTTTATTTATTCCTAATTCTTTTATAAATAATTCAGGTAAACCAATATTTAATATTATCAATTTTTATAAAATTTATTTTAAAAATATTTTAGTTATTCACGATGAATTAGATTTTTTACCGGGAATAATAAAATTTAAATATGGAGGGAGTAGTGGAGGTCATAATGGACTAAATAATATTATTAAAATTTTTAATAATAATTCTTTTTATAGATTACGTATAGGTATTGGACGTCCACATAATAAATCAGAAATAAATAATTTTGTATTAAATTATCCTACAGAAATAGAAAAAAACAAAATTAATTTTGCTATTAAAAATAGTATTAATGCTTTAATACTTTTAATTAAAACTAAAAATTATAATAAAGCTATTAATTACTTACATTCTAAAAATAATAAGGTTAAATAA
- a CDS encoding ribose-phosphate pyrophosphokinase: protein MSNMKLFSGNSVIKLATKIANHLYINLGKIFVGRFSDGEISVKINENVRGDDIFIIQSTCNPTNDNLIELIIMIDAFKRASAGRITAVIPYFGYARQDRRISSARVPITAKVIADFLSKVGVNRILTVDLHAEQIQGFFNIPVDNIFASPIFLMDILKYKLNNPIIVSPDIGGVVRARAMAKKLFNGTIDMAVIDKRRTNNITEIMHIIGDVNKRDCILIDDIIDTGGTLCKAAEALKNNGAKKVLAYVTHAIFSGNAAKNIFSSVIDKLIVCDSVPLNEKIQKLNNIKVLSLSHMLSETIRRISNEESISIMFK, encoded by the coding sequence GTGTCTAATATGAAATTATTTTCTGGAAATTCTGTTATAAAATTAGCAACTAAGATTGCTAATCATTTATATATTAATTTAGGTAAAATATTTGTAGGACGTTTTAGTGATGGAGAAATATCTGTTAAAATAAATGAAAATGTAAGAGGAGATGATATTTTTATAATTCAATCAACTTGTAATCCTACAAATGATAATTTAATTGAATTAATTATTATGATTGATGCTTTTAAAAGAGCATCAGCTGGTAGAATAACAGCAGTTATTCCATATTTTGGTTATGCTAGACAAGATCGAAGAATTAGTTCTGCTAGAGTTCCAATTACTGCTAAAGTAATAGCTGATTTTTTATCTAAAGTAGGAGTAAATAGAATACTAACAGTAGATTTACATGCAGAACAAATTCAAGGATTTTTTAATATTCCTGTAGATAATATATTTGCTAGTCCTATATTTTTAATGGATATATTAAAATATAAATTAAATAATCCAATAATAGTTTCTCCTGATATTGGTGGAGTAGTTCGTGCGAGAGCAATGGCAAAAAAATTATTTAATGGAACCATAGATATGGCAGTAATAGATAAAAGAAGAACTAATAATATAACAGAAATTATGCATATTATTGGAGATGTTAATAAACGTGATTGTATTTTAATAGATGATATTATTGATACAGGAGGAACTTTATGTAAAGCAGCTGAAGCATTAAAAAATAATGGAGCCAAAAAAGTTTTAGCATATGTTACACATGCTATTTTTTCTGGTAATGCAGCTAAAAATATTTTTAGTTCTGTAATAGATAAACTTATTGTATGTGATAGTGTTCCACTAAATGAAAAAATACAAAAATTAAATAATATTAAAGTATTATCTTTATCTCATATGCTTTCAGAAACAATAAGAAGAATTAGTAATGAAGAATCTATTTCTATAATGTTTAAATAA
- the prfA gene encoding peptide chain release factor 1 encodes MNPYIIKKLNILQKRYNYIIKKLNNYKLYNDYNSLRNLSTEHAKLSNIIKLFIKWKKIKLNLKNSESLLNDKEIYSIVLEDIKNIKNKQKKIEKKIKNFFISKNTKDNRNCFLEIKSGSGGNEAAIFVSDISRMYIRYAESKKWKVEIIHIHYSEHGGFKEIILKITGIGVYGRLKFESGGHRVQRVPETESQGRIHTSTCIIAVMPELLKTEIPEINNQDLKIDTFRSSGAGGQHVNTTDSAIRITHIPTGIVVECQDERSQHKNKAKALEVLIARINAIEIAKKNRDHALKKKILLGTGDRSDRNRTYNFIQKRVTDHRINLTIYKLNEILNGNLDILINPIIQQYNTNKLSNIIKK; translated from the coding sequence ATGAATCCTTATATTATTAAAAAACTTAATATATTACAAAAAAGATATAATTATATAATAAAAAAATTAAATAATTATAAATTATATAATGATTATAATTCTTTGCGTAATTTATCAACTGAACATGCAAAATTATCTAACATAATTAAATTATTTATCAAATGGAAAAAAATTAAATTAAATTTAAAAAATAGTGAATCACTATTAAATGATAAAGAAATATATTCTATAGTATTAGAAGATATAAAAAATATTAAAAATAAACAAAAAAAAATAGAAAAAAAAATAAAAAATTTTTTTATTTCTAAAAATACAAAAGACAATCGTAATTGTTTTCTAGAAATAAAATCTGGTTCAGGAGGAAATGAAGCAGCAATATTTGTAAGTGATATTTCTAGAATGTATATTAGATATGCTGAATCTAAAAAATGGAAAGTAGAAATTATTCATATACATTATAGTGAACATGGAGGTTTTAAAGAAATTATTTTAAAAATTACTGGTATTGGAGTATATGGAAGATTAAAATTTGAATCAGGAGGACATAGAGTACAAAGAGTACCAGAAACAGAATCACAGGGTAGAATACATACTTCTACTTGTATTATTGCTGTTATGCCAGAACTATTAAAAACAGAAATTCCAGAAATAAATAATCAAGATTTAAAAATTGATACATTTAGATCTTCTGGAGCAGGTGGACAACATGTAAATACAACAGACTCAGCTATTCGTATCACTCATATTCCAACAGGAATAGTAGTTGAATGTCAAGATGAAAGATCTCAACATAAAAATAAAGCTAAAGCTTTAGAAGTTTTGATAGCTAGAATTAATGCAATAGAGATTGCAAAAAAAAATAGAGATCATGCACTAAAAAAAAAAATATTATTAGGTACAGGAGATCGTTCAGATAGAAATAGAACATATAATTTTATTCAAAAAAGAGTAACAGATCATCGTATTAATTTAACAATTTATAAATTAAATGAAATTTTGAATGGAAATTTAGATATATTAATAAATCCTATTATACAACAATATAATACTAATAAATTATCAAATATAATAAAAAAATAA
- the prmC gene encoding peptide chain release factor N(5)-glutamine methyltransferase: MIIKKWLKYSANLLKKNKILLYHLESVILLSFILKKSKSWIYGFCEKKINYTKLKILKDLLQRRIKGEPIAYILGFCEFWSLKIYVSPYVLIPRKDTEILVNIILQKINNNTTKILELGTGSGAIAIAIAFEYNFLNIIAIDICKNILNIAKYNAKKLNIYNITFLKSNWFSKLKNKKFDIIFSNPPYISIDKYFFLEKELKFEPFTSLISLKKGTKDLNYIISKSLKYLNNYGWLILEHGYKQGYIIKKMFQIKNFKNINQYTDIQGYNRVICGQKIIN, translated from the coding sequence ATGATTATTAAAAAATGGTTAAAATATTCAGCTAATTTACTAAAAAAAAATAAGATATTATTATATCATTTAGAATCTGTAATATTATTATCTTTTATTTTAAAAAAATCTAAATCATGGATTTATGGTTTTTGTGAAAAAAAAATAAATTATACAAAATTAAAAATACTAAAAGATTTATTACAAAGAAGAATTAAAGGAGAACCTATAGCATATATATTAGGTTTTTGTGAATTTTGGTCATTAAAAATTTATGTTTCTCCTTATGTTTTAATACCTCGTAAAGATACTGAAATTTTAGTAAATATTATTTTGCAAAAAATTAATAATAATACTACAAAAATATTAGAATTAGGTACTGGTAGTGGTGCAATTGCTATTGCAATTGCTTTTGAATATAATTTTTTAAATATTATTGCTATTGATATTTGTAAAAATATACTTAATATAGCAAAATATAATGCTAAAAAATTAAATATTTATAATATTACTTTTTTAAAAAGTAATTGGTTCAGTAAATTAAAAAATAAAAAATTTGATATTATTTTTAGTAATCCTCCATATATAAGTATTGACAAATATTTTTTTTTAGAAAAAGAACTAAAATTTGAACCTTTTACATCATTAATTTCCCTTAAAAAAGGGACAAAAGATTTAAATTATATTATTTCAAAATCTTTAAAATATTTAAATAATTATGGTTGGTTAATATTAGAACATGGATATAAACAAGGATATATTATAAAAAAAATGTTTCAAATAAAAAATTTTAAAAATATTAATCAATATACCGATATACAAGGATATAATAGAGTTATATGTGGACAAAAAATTATAAATTAA
- the thrS gene encoding threonine--tRNA ligase has translation MQQNYNLKKIDKKLNLFNKKKLLEKDHRSIGKKLDLYHFQNESPGMVFWHNNGYIIFRELENFLRLKLNQYNYIEVKTPLITDISIWKNTGHWKIYKKAIFTTYSENRKYCIKPMNCPGHIQIFQQKLKSYRDLPLRIAEFGICHRNESSGSLHGLMRLRNFTQDDAHIFCTKNQVIQEIENCINMMYDIYRVFGFKKFLIRLSTRPLNKIGNDKLWDQTENDLSYILKKLNINFEYKIGEGAFYGPKIEFSFFDCLNREWQCGTIQLDFTLPQCLNLFYINKKNIHDTPIIIHRAILGSIERFIGILLEEFSGYLPIWLAPIQIIILNISEKHNDYVLKIFKIIKKNNIRVEYDIKNQKISFKIRQYTIQHIPYIFICGDQEIKNNTISVRNCFGKNLGFMNIHDIINKIKKEIINYSLKN, from the coding sequence ATGCAACAAAATTATAATTTAAAAAAAATAGATAAAAAATTAAATTTATTTAATAAAAAAAAATTATTAGAAAAGGATCATAGGTCTATAGGAAAAAAATTAGATTTATATCATTTCCAAAATGAATCTCCGGGAATGGTTTTTTGGCATAATAATGGTTATATTATTTTTCGTGAATTAGAAAATTTTTTACGTTTAAAATTAAATCAATATAATTATATAGAAGTAAAAACTCCTTTAATAACTGATATTTCTATATGGAAAAATACAGGACATTGGAAAATTTATAAAAAAGCAATTTTTACTACTTATTCCGAAAATAGAAAATATTGTATTAAACCTATGAACTGTCCTGGACATATACAAATTTTTCAACAAAAATTAAAATCATATAGAGATTTACCATTAAGAATTGCAGAATTTGGTATTTGTCATAGAAATGAATCATCAGGATCACTACATGGTTTAATGAGATTAAGAAATTTTACTCAAGATGATGCACATATATTTTGTACAAAAAATCAAGTTATACAAGAAATAGAAAATTGTATTAATATGATGTATGATATTTATCGTGTTTTTGGTTTTAAAAAATTTTTAATTAGATTATCAACAAGACCTTTAAATAAAATTGGTAATGATAAACTTTGGGATCAAACAGAAAATGATTTATCTTATATTTTAAAAAAATTAAATATTAATTTTGAATATAAAATAGGTGAAGGAGCATTTTATGGTCCTAAAATAGAGTTTTCTTTTTTTGATTGTTTAAATAGAGAATGGCAATGTGGTACAATTCAATTAGACTTTACATTACCACAATGTTTAAATTTATTTTATATTAATAAGAAAAATATACATGATACTCCAATTATTATACATCGTGCTATTTTAGGTTCAATAGAAAGATTTATAGGTATTCTTCTTGAAGAATTCTCTGGTTATTTACCTATTTGGTTAGCACCTATTCAAATAATAATATTAAATATTAGTGAAAAACATAATGATTATGTTTTAAAAATATTTAAAATAATTAAAAAAAATAATATTCGTGTAGAATATGATATAAAAAATCAAAAAATATCATTTAAAATTAGACAATATACTATTCAACATATTCCTTATATTTTTATATGTGGAGATCAAGAAATTAAAAATAATACAATTTCTGTTAGAAATTGTTTTGGTAAAAATTTGGGATTTATGAACATTCATGATATTATTAACAAAATAAAAAAAGAAATTATTAATTATAGTTTAAAAAATTAA
- the infC gene encoding translation initiation factor IF-3, with product MKSGKKILQLLRPNKINKNIRSKIVRLIGLKGEQIGIINLKEALKKAENTGFDLVEISPNSIPPVCRIMDYGKFLYEKNKISKEQKKKQKIIHLKEVKFRPGTDIGDYQVKLRNLIRFLKKGDKIKVTLRFRGREMLHTKLGFFMLNRIKKDLENLAIVESFPKKVEGRQITMILIPKK from the coding sequence ATTAAAAGTGGAAAAAAAATATTACAACTATTACGACCTAATAAAATAAATAAAAATATTAGAAGTAAAATTGTAAGATTAATAGGATTAAAAGGGGAGCAAATTGGTATAATTAACTTAAAAGAAGCTTTAAAAAAAGCAGAAAATACTGGATTTGATTTAGTTGAAATTAGTCCTAATTCTATACCTCCTGTATGTCGTATAATGGATTATGGTAAATTTTTATATGAAAAAAATAAAATTTCTAAGGAGCAAAAAAAAAAGCAAAAAATAATACATTTAAAAGAAGTTAAATTTCGTCCTGGAACAGATATAGGAGATTATCAAGTTAAGTTACGTAATTTAATACGCTTTTTAAAAAAAGGGGATAAGATAAAAGTAACCTTAAGATTTAGGGGTAGAGAAATGTTACATACTAAACTTGGTTTTTTTATGTTAAATCGTATAAAAAAAGATTTAGAAAATTTAGCAATAGTTGAATCTTTTCCTAAAAAAGTCGAAGGTAGACAAATTACAATGATATTAATTCCAAAAAAATAA
- the rpmI gene encoding 50S ribosomal protein L35 has translation MIKIKTVRSVSKRFKKTSTGKFKHKQSHLRHLLTKKSKKKKRLLRQKKIVKKGDTYSLKTCLPYL, from the coding sequence ATGATAAAAATTAAAACAGTACGAAGTGTTTCAAAAAGATTTAAAAAAACCAGTACTGGAAAATTTAAACATAAGCAATCTCACTTAAGGCATTTATTAACTAAAAAAAGTAAAAAAAAAAAAAGATTATTAAGACAAAAAAAAATAGTTAAAAAAGGAGATACATATTCATTAAAAACTTGTCTTCCTTATTTATAA
- the rplT gene encoding 50S ribosomal protein L20: protein MVRIKRGVTSKARHKKILKQAKGYYGSKSRTYRSAFQAIIKSGQYSYRDRKQKKRKFRQLWIMQINAAVRKRKISYSNFIYNLKKHNININRKILANMAISNNVSFNKLIKYSIN, encoded by the coding sequence ATGGTAAGAATTAAACGTGGTGTTACTTCAAAAGCTAGACATAAAAAAATTTTAAAACAAGCAAAAGGTTATTATGGATCTAAATCTAGGACTTATCGTTCTGCTTTTCAGGCAATTATTAAATCGGGACAATATTCTTATAGAGATAGAAAACAAAAAAAAAGAAAATTTAGGCAATTATGGATTATGCAAATTAATGCAGCTGTAAGAAAAAGAAAAATTTCTTATAGTAATTTTATATATAATTTAAAAAAACATAATATTAATATAAACAGGAAAATTTTAGCTAATATGGCAATATCTAATAACGTATCTTTTAATAAGTTAATAAAATATTCAATTAATTAA
- the pheS gene encoding phenylalanine--tRNA ligase subunit alpha: MKSNDDLIINAKKEICETKDIINLNKLKIKYLGKKGYISSQFLLIKKLNKKEKINKSIIINYQKKIIKEIIQKRKKEIEFKINSKQYLSQEIDISLPGKFIKIGSEHPLSYIIKKIENFFIKIGFQIVMGLEIEDSFHNFDALNIPKNHPARTKKDTFWLDKNILLRTQTSNVQIRIMKEKKPPIRILTAGKVYRNDCDSNHTPMFHQIEGLYINKKVNFVDLKGILSLFLNFFFGEKCKIRFRPSYFPFTEPSLEIDVLNKNKKWVEVLGAGMVHPNVLKNVNINSSKYCGYAFGIGVERLTMLYYNINDIRSFYKNDLRFLKQFKLNNFI; this comes from the coding sequence ATGAAATCTAATGATGATTTAATAATCAATGCTAAAAAAGAAATTTGTGAAACAAAAGATATTATTAATTTAAATAAATTAAAAATTAAATATTTAGGTAAAAAGGGTTATATCTCTTCTCAATTTTTACTCATAAAAAAATTAAATAAAAAAGAAAAAATTAATAAAAGTATCATTATTAATTATCAAAAAAAAATAATTAAAGAAATAATACAAAAACGTAAAAAAGAAATAGAATTTAAAATAAATAGTAAACAATATTTATCACAGGAAATAGATATATCATTACCAGGTAAATTTATTAAAATAGGTTCTGAACATCCTTTAAGTTATATTATTAAAAAAATAGAAAATTTTTTTATAAAAATAGGATTTCAAATAGTCATGGGTCTTGAAATAGAAGATAGTTTTCATAATTTTGATGCATTAAATATTCCTAAAAATCATCCAGCAAGAACAAAAAAAGATACATTTTGGTTAGATAAAAATATATTATTACGCACACAAACTTCTAATGTACAAATTAGAATAATGAAAGAAAAAAAACCTCCTATACGTATATTAACTGCTGGAAAAGTTTATCGTAATGACTGCGATAGTAATCATACACCAATGTTTCATCAAATAGAAGGTCTATATATTAATAAGAAAGTAAATTTTGTGGATTTAAAAGGAATTTTATCTTTATTTTTAAATTTTTTTTTCGGGGAAAAATGTAAAATACGTTTTAGACCTTCATATTTTCCTTTTACAGAACCTTCTTTAGAAATAGATGTTTTAAATAAAAATAAAAAATGGGTTGAAGTTTTAGGAGCTGGTATGGTACATCCTAATGTATTAAAAAATGTTAATATAAATTCATCTAAATATTGTGGATATGCTTTTGGTATAGGAGTAGAAAGATTAACTATGCTATATTATAATATAAATGATATTCGTTCATTCTATAAGAATGATTTGCGTTTTCTTAAACAATTTAAATTAAATAATTTTATATGA